The DNA window GGTGCAGCGGGCCCACCAGTTCGTGACCTTCGCCACCGCCGCGCCGCTGCAGGCCGCCATGGCGGAGGCGCTGCGGTTGCCGGACGCGTACTTCACGGAGCTGACGGCGTCCTACGCGGCGAAGCGGGAGCGGCTGCTCACCGGGCTGCGCGAGGCCGGGCTGACGGCGTTCGCCCCGGAGGGCAGCTACTTCATCCTCGCGGACATCACGCGCCAGGGCTTCGCCGATGACGTGGCCTTCTGCCGCCACCTGGTGTCCAAGGTGGGCGTGGCGGCCATTCCGCCCAGCGTCTTCTATGGCCCGGCGCACCGGCACCTGGGGCAGGGGCTGGCCCGTTTCGCCTTCTGCAAGACGGATGCGGTGCTGGACGAAGCCGTGCGCCGCCTGCGCGCGGGCCTGTCGCCGCGATGAGCTTCTTCGGAGAGCTCTACCTTCGCAGCACGCTGCCGTTCCTGTCGGAGGCCGTCACCGCGCGTGAGGCGGACTACCTGGCCCGAGCCTTCGCGGACGTGGCGGGGCCGGCGCCGGTGGTGGACCTGGGGTGCGGCCATGGCCGCCACGCGGCGCGGCTGAACGCGGTGGGGCCTCTGGCGGGGCGCGTCATCGGGCTGGAGTTGGACGCACTGTCGTTGGCCATGCGGCGCCCGGGCTTCCCGGCGATCCAGGGGGACCTGCGGGCCCTGCCGTTTCGCGAGGCGTCCCTGGCGGGGGCCTACGCGTGGTACTCGACGCTGGCCGCCTTCACGGACGCCGAGCACATACACATCCTCCGCGAGGTCGCGCGCGTGCTGCGGCCAGGAGGACGGTGGGTGTTCCAGACGGTGCCGTTCGAGCGACTGGCGGCGTCCCCCGGGGCGGCCTTCCGCGAGACGCTGCCGGATGGAAGCGTCCTGGAGGAGGAGAGCTGCTTCGACGCCTCGACGGGGCGGGACGAGGGACGTCGGACGCTGACCTCCCCGGAGGGTCGATGCCTGCGCGCATCCTATTCCCTTCGTTACTATCCCCTTGCGGATTGGGTGCGGCTGTTGGAAAGCACGGGATTTTCCGTCGTCTGGGTGCACGGTGGCCTGGCGGGTGGTCCGCTGGACGCGCAGTCAACCGACCTGATCGTGGGAGCGGAGCGGCGCCATGGCTGAGATGCAGGAACACTCCAGGGCGAGGTTGGGCTGGCTGGGCCAGTTGCCCAAGCAGGTCGACGTCTACGAAGTCGGTCCCCGGGACGGCTTGCAGAACGAGCTGCGCACGCTGCCCACGCGGGACAAGGCGCGCCTCATCAACGCACTGGTGGCCGCGGGGGAGAAGCGCATCGAGGTGACGTCGTTCGTGTCACCCAAGTGGATTCCCCAGCTCGCGGACGCCGAGGAGCTGCTGCGGCTGGTGGGCCGTCGCGACGGCGTCGTGTTCTCCGCGCTGGTGCCCAACCTCAAGGGCCTGGAGCGCGCGAAGGAGGCGGGCCTGGAGGAGGCCGCCGTCTTCATCTCCGCCTCCGAGGCGCACTCGAAGAAGAACATCAACAAGAGCATCGCCGAGGCCGTGGTGGGCGCGCGCGAGGTGACGGCCTCCGCGCTCCAGGCGGGCATGCGCGTGCGCGGCTACCTGTCCACCGTGTGGGGCTGCCCCTACGAGGGTGACGTTCCGGTGGAGCGCGTGGTGGACATCTGCCGGCAGCTCGTGGACGCGGGCATCTACCAGCTCAGCCTGGGAGACACGATTGGCATCGGCACGCCGCGCCAGACCGAGGTCATCCTCGAGGCGCTGCTGAAGCACATCCCCGTGGAGAAGCTGGCGCTGCACCTGCACGACACACGCGGCACCGCGCTGGCGAACGCGCTCGTGGGCCTGTCCGCGGGGGTGACGACCTTCGACGCCAGCATTGGCGGCCTGGG is part of the Myxococcus xanthus genome and encodes:
- a CDS encoding class I SAM-dependent methyltransferase, with protein sequence MSFFGELYLRSTLPFLSEAVTAREADYLARAFADVAGPAPVVDLGCGHGRHAARLNAVGPLAGRVIGLELDALSLAMRRPGFPAIQGDLRALPFREASLAGAYAWYSTLAAFTDAEHIHILREVARVLRPGGRWVFQTVPFERLAASPGAAFRETLPDGSVLEEESCFDASTGRDEGRRTLTSPEGRCLRASYSLRYYPLADWVRLLESTGFSVVWVHGGLAGGPLDAQSTDLIVGAERRHG
- a CDS encoding hydroxymethylglutaryl-CoA lyase; this translates as MAEMQEHSRARLGWLGQLPKQVDVYEVGPRDGLQNELRTLPTRDKARLINALVAAGEKRIEVTSFVSPKWIPQLADAEELLRLVGRRDGVVFSALVPNLKGLERAKEAGLEEAAVFISASEAHSKKNINKSIAEAVVGAREVTASALQAGMRVRGYLSTVWGCPYEGDVPVERVVDICRQLVDAGIYQLSLGDTIGIGTPRQTEVILEALLKHIPVEKLALHLHDTRGTALANALVGLSAGVTTFDASIGGLGGCPYAPGAAGNLATEDAVFMLHGMGVDTGINLDRLVEAGEIAQELIGRKLAGKYLQAALGEREKKAARRAQT